CGATGACACGCCCTCCCTGCACCAGGTGACGCGTGTGGAGGCCGCCCGGGGCGTCGAGCTGGAGGTGCTCGACTATGGCGGCAAGGGCCCGGCGCTCATGTTCCTCGCGGGCATGGGCAGCACGGCCCACATCTTCGACGAACTGGCGCTCGAGTTCCGGGACACGCACCACGTCTACGCGCTCACCCGCCGTGGCTACGGCGCCTCGGATTGGCCCGACACCGGCTATGACACCGCCACGCTGGCCACGGACGTCCTGGGGGCGCTGGACACGCTGGGGCTGTCGAAGGCGTCGTTCGCGGGCCACTCCCTGGCGGGGGACGAGCTGACGTGGCTGGCGCTCCACCACCCCGAGCGCGTGGAGGCACTCGTCTACCTGGACGCCACCGACAGCCGGGGCGAGATTGCCGCGTTCCTGGAGGGCGAGCCGTTGCCGCCGCTGCCGTTCTCCGTGCTCGACGGCCTTCCTTCGCGGCAGGCGGTAGCGGAGCGGCTGGCGCGAGATTTGGGCGGAGGGCTTCCCGCGCACGAAGTCGAACAGGCGTATGTGTTTGACGCCGCGACAGGGGCCTACCTGCGCGAGCGCCGCCATCCTGGTGCCACGGAGCAGTCCGTCCGGGGCGCGGCCATCATGGACCTCGGGCGCGTGCAGGGGCCCGTGTTGTCCCTGTCGGATGGGCAGGGTTTCGCGGGTTGGGTAGAGGCCCTGGTGGCGGCCGAGTCGCTGCCGCTGGAGTTCCGGGAGAAAGCCCGCGACTTCCTGCCCGACATCCAGCAGCACGAGACGGACCTGGAGGACGCGCTGCGGCGTCATCCCGGCTGGAGGCACCTGCAACTGGAAGGCGCGGGGCACTACATCTGGCTGACGAACCGGGCGGAGGTGGTGACGCGGATGCGCGACTTCTTCGCCGCCACCGCCGCGCCGTAGCACGCCCCCGCCAGCGTTGTCTGTCCGAGCCACATGCCCGGACAGACAGCCGCGGAGAACAGCTCAGCTCCGCTGCGCGTAGTACTCCACGATGAAGGGCTCGTTCACGTCCACGGGGATTTCCTCCCGCTCCGGCAGGCGCACGTAGCGCAGCCCTTCCCCCTCACCCAGTACCTGGACGTAGGCGGGCACGGACCGCGACTTCATCCGGCTGAAGGACTCCTGCACCACGGCGAGCTTCAGTTGCGCCGTGTGGAAGCGGACTTCGCTGCCAGGCTTGACGCGGAAGCTCGGGATGTCCGCCCGCTTGCCGTCCACATGAAGGTAGCCGTGGCGCACGAACTGCCGGGCCTGGCGGATGCTGGTCGCCAGACCGGCGCGAAGCACCAGCGAGTCCAACCGGCTCTCCAGGAGTTGCAGCAGCACCGTGCCGGTGTTGCCCGGCGCCCGGCTCGCTTCCTGGAAGGCCGCGCGGCACTGCTTCTCCATCAGGCCGTAGTACAGCTTCAGCTTCTGCTTCTCTCGCAGGCGGCGCGCGAAGTCGCTCACGCTGGTGCGCGCGGTGGCACCGTGCTGGCCAGGGGGATAGGGCCGGCGCAGCACCGGGTCCTTGTCCGGGTCCTTCGCGGTGATGCGCGAAAGCGGAATCCCCAGCCGACGACACATCTTCCCCCGCGGTCCCAAGTCGCGTGCCACGTGTTCCTCCGACCATCTCCCGGTGCCTGAAATGGAGATGAAGTTGATAATCAGTATCAATTTCAATATCTCCAGGTCGGGCCGGCGGTCAAGTCCGGAATTCGAAGTGGGGGATGCGGGCGTGGGATGGACGGCGCTGCTCAGGTGCCGCGCGGCGCCGCCTCTCGTCGGAAGATGGCGCCTGCGAGCACCGCCACGACGGTGACGCCGGCATAGGCCACCAGTCCCGCGGCCACCATGGCGAACAAGGCGGAGAGCCCCGCATCGAGCCGCGCGGCGACGAACCATCCGACGCCCGCGCTGATGACCAGACGCGAGGTGCCCGCCAGGAAGGGCCACAGCACGTGGCCCGCGCCCTGTGCGGCGAACGCGAGCACGAAGCCCAGGCCCAGCAGTCCGTAGAACGGCGCCACGATTCGCAGGTAGTCCAGGCCCGGCGCCACGACAGCGGGCTCGCGGCTGAAGGCATGGAGCCAGACTTCGGGCGCCAGCGCCGCGGCCAGTCCAATGGCTCCCGCGGCCACGAAGCCCAGCCCTCCGCCCAACCAGGCGATGCGCCGGGCGCGCTCGTGCTGTCCCGCACCCACGTTGGTGCCCACCAGCGTCAGCACGGCCGTGCCCAGGCCAAAGAGAATCGGGATGATGAGGTAGTCCAGGCGCGACGCCATGCCATAGCCGGCCAGCGCCTCCACGCCGAACAGGCCCACGGCACCGGTGATGACCATCACCATCAGGTTGGGCTGTAGCGAGCTCAA
This genomic stretch from Myxococcus virescens harbors:
- the rpsD gene encoding 30S ribosomal protein S4, which produces MARDLGPRGKMCRRLGIPLSRITAKDPDKDPVLRRPYPPGQHGATARTSVSDFARRLREKQKLKLYYGLMEKQCRAAFQEASRAPGNTGTVLLQLLESRLDSLVLRAGLATSIRQARQFVRHGYLHVDGKRADIPSFRVKPGSEVRFHTAQLKLAVVQESFSRMKSRSVPAYVQVLGEGEGLRYVRLPEREEIPVDVNEPFIVEYYAQRS
- a CDS encoding alpha/beta fold hydrolase, which produces MRTNLVGAALLLWAGCDSAPLAPGPDDTPSLHQVTRVEAARGVELEVLDYGGKGPALMFLAGMGSTAHIFDELALEFRDTHHVYALTRRGYGASDWPDTGYDTATLATDVLGALDTLGLSKASFAGHSLAGDELTWLALHHPERVEALVYLDATDSRGEIAAFLEGEPLPPLPFSVLDGLPSRQAVAERLARDLGGGLPAHEVEQAYVFDAATGAYLRERRHPGATEQSVRGAAIMDLGRVQGPVLSLSDGQGFAGWVEALVAAESLPLEFREKARDFLPDIQQHETDLEDALRRHPGWRHLQLEGAGHYIWLTNRAEVVTRMRDFFAATAAP